A stretch of DNA from Acidobacteriota bacterium:
CGCCGGCAAAGAGTCCCCTGCTCCGCGAATAAGAAAGGATCTCTGCCTGAAGCTGTGCATCGGTCGTTGCCGCGGCGGTACGGCCAACCGGTCCGGCTGCGACCGAGCCTTCGGCACCGAGCTCGAACCGGTCCTCAAGCAGGTTCTTCAATCCGTCCTCGTTCATAAAGAGCAGCACGTAGTCGGTCGATGAAGCTCCGATCTGGAATCCGACGCTTCCGGCCGCGAGCTTGAATGCCGTCGGAGCGCTCCAGCCACTCGCCAGACGACGAGAAATGAGTCCGTGTCCGCCGCTTCCGCCGATGCCGAAGGCGACCTTCTTGACGCCCGGGAAAACGGCTATAGCTTTCGCATTTTTGAGCAGTGATTCGGGTATCGAATTTGCGGGTATCCTCATCAGCTCGTCAAGGACCTTGCTGGCCTTCTTTGCCGTTTCACCGGCCTTTTTGACCTGATTGCGTTTCTCTTTTTCGCTCATCTGCCCGTAAACGCCGGAAACTCCGAACGCAAATACGACCGCAAGAGCGGTCAGGGCAGCAATGTAATTTCGTTTGAACATTATTCTTTTCTCCTGAATGTCTATTCCCACTAACATGGCCGCGCAGGCAAACTTCGCCCTGAGGCGAATGCCCGCTTAGCCTAAAGTTGCTACATGTTTAAAGCCTAGTGCTATTGAGACGCGAAGTCAATGATTTTCTTTAAGAGCGCTGAGAAGGCTTTCGCGAAAATCGATCTCCGGTGCCACAAGTGTGCTGAGCTCGGCAACGAAACACGGTAAAGAGAACAGCTCGGGCTCGAGCTTTACGGCGTCCTTGGCGGTCGTTAATAATGCAGAAGCACCGGCCGCATTTGCCGATGCTGTGAACCATTCGACATCGGTCTTGGTATATCGATGATGATCGCGAAAGGCCTTGGTTCCGGCGACGTCGGCTCCCGCTCGGCGGAGCGTAGCGAAAAAATGTTCGGGGTTCCCAAGGCCGCAAAAAGCGAACGCAGGCCCGGGCAAGTCACGGTTTGAACCGGCGTTTTCGCCTGCGAGAAAAGCGGAAAGCTCGGTGAACCCCGAGATGCCGCTTTCGGCACGGAAGATCTCGGCCTCGGATGCGAAGCGTCTGATCTCTTGTTCGAGCTTTGCAAGGTCGGCCGCGGCTTCGGCCTTGGTAATGATGACCGCATCCGCACGGCAAAGGTTTGCGGGCGATTCGCGGAGCCTGCCCGCGGGCAGCAATTCGCCGCCGCCGAAGGGATCGGTCGCGTCGATACAGACGATGTCGAGTTCGCGGGCGGCACGCCGATGCTGGAAGCCATCGTCGAGGACAAAGCAGGAGACTGCAAACTCATTTCTCGCGTATTTCGCTGCCGCGACACGGTCGGCATCGGCGATTATGACTGCGGTTCCTGCGAGGCGACGGGCGAGCTCGACCGGTTCGTCGCCGCCCGTTTCGGCATCGGCAAGTATCGATGAGCCATCGGAGACGACGACCCGCTTGCCAGGCTCGCGGCGGCCGTAGCCACGGGTCAGGATACAAACTCGTTCGCCGCTTTCGGCAAGAATTTCGGTGACGAGAGCGACAACGGGCGTCTTCCCGGTTCCGCCGGCGGTGATATTTCCGACGCTGATCACTGGTGCGCCGAGGCTGTGCACTTCAAACCATTTGCGGTCGTAAAGCGCGTTGCGGAGCCCGGCACCGGCCGCATACGCCCAACCGAATGGCGAGAGTGCATTCATCAGAGTTCGAGGAAATTGCGGAGCATCGTCTTGCCG
This window harbors:
- a CDS encoding lipid-binding SYLF domain-containing protein; amino-acid sequence: MFKRNYIAALTALAVVFAFGVSGVYGQMSEKEKRNQVKKAGETAKKASKVLDELMRIPANSIPESLLKNAKAIAVFPGVKKVAFGIGGSGGHGLISRRLASGWSAPTAFKLAAGSVGFQIGASSTDYVLLFMNEDGLKNLLEDRFELGAEGSVAAGPVGRTAAATTDAQLQAEILSYSRSRGLFAGVSLKGGVMSPDNDRNMALYGFKANDLLTGVNKVAIADIPPATKVFQEAVTRHAQ
- the lpxK gene encoding tetraacyldisaccharide 4'-kinase, whose amino-acid sequence is MNALSPFGWAYAAGAGLRNALYDRKWFEVHSLGAPVISVGNITAGGTGKTPVVALVTEILAESGERVCILTRGYGRREPGKRVVVSDGSSILADAETGGDEPVELARRLAGTAVIIADADRVAAAKYARNEFAVSCFVLDDGFQHRRAARELDIVCIDATDPFGGGELLPAGRLRESPANLCRADAVIITKAEAAADLAKLEQEIRRFASEAEIFRAESGISGFTELSAFLAGENAGSNRDLPGPAFAFCGLGNPEHFFATLRRAGADVAGTKAFRDHHRYTKTDVEWFTASANAAGASALLTTAKDAVKLEPELFSLPCFVAELSTLVAPEIDFRESLLSALKENH